TCCCGTTTTCGGGAGCATTTTCATTCATTTACAAATGGTTTGTATTTGTATAGGATTGTACCTTCTACTAATTCACTGGTACATCGCTTAATAACCAAGTTAATGATGTTTTATATGTTGTTGCATACTTCGGTGTTTCACCAGGTACTTCTAATTGAATACTAGATTCCTTGGTTTCTTCATCTCCAAAACGATATACATATGTGGATTCTTCTGTACCAGATTTCCCTACTAAAACATCCTGTATATCATTTGTGACCTCGAACGAATCCTTTACAAGTGATAATTCAGGCATTTGATTGCTGGATAACACTTCCGCATTGTGGAATGTAATTTTAGCTCCATCTAACTCATGGCCTTCCTCATCTTTCAATGGTCCATTTTGTTTTACTGATAGTGTCCAAGAAGCCCCATTCATACGATTATCTGTTATTTGGACATAGTTCATTTTTTGAGAACCATCTGCAAATTCTTGGGCTTTTGCAAAATATGTTTTATCCTTAAAAGATATGACTTGTTCCCCAAATCGTAAGGAGGACACAAAATCTATACTTAAAGGCCCTTTCGTACCTTCGCTTGGTTTCTTATCTGGGGTGGTTGGATCTACTGGATCGATAGACTCTTTTGGATTTTCTGGGTCCATCGGTTTTGTAGGCTCATCATACGGCTTGATAGCTAACTCGCCTTGATCTTGAACAGTTAGGTTTACTTCTTTCCCTAACTTAACAGTTCCATCTTTATCTATAATTGGTTTATTTCCTTTTACATGGGCTTCATTTGAAAAAGCTTTTCCCGCCCCAGATCGTAATACTTCTACTTCAAACGTAAAAATATACTCTTCTACATTTCGAATATCACCAAGCTGAGCGACAAGTTTATTATTTTGGGCATGAACTGGAAGCTGTGTTTCTTGTTGCTTTCCATCTATCATTTTGATAATCTTTCCACTACCTTCTTTGTACTGTAAATACTCAGGTAATGTATCTTCAATGACCGTATTCTTCAATGATGCCCCTACTTCTTCTTGTTTAGCACGAACTGTATATTGAATCGTATCTCCAACTTTTACTTCGCCACCATTTACATCTTTATGTGACTTTTCTCCAACTAATTTAGGTTCTTTTGATTGAATCATGATGGTTGCTGGGTTACTTGGATTGGGCTCAAATTCTCCGCCACCATTTGGAAGGTCTACTTTAGCTGAAACAGTATTTACAACAACCTTTTCCAGTGATTTCTCATTTAAAACACCTTCAAATGTCATCGTAGCTACATTCCCACTTGTTAACTGTCCAAGATGGAAACTCAATTGTCCTACATTTGGATCAAACATATACGTCCCTTCTGGTACACTCATTTGAATCGAGGATTCATCTACTGTAATTCCTTCCGGTAATTTATCAAATACTTTCAAATTGATAGCGTCTGCGATAGAACTTGGAATCGTATTTTCCGCAGTAATGATATACTTCACACGATCGCCTACGTTATAAGTATCTCCACCACCAACCTTTTCTACCTTTTTCTTTAATTTTATAAGCGGGTTAAGTGGTAATACCTTAAAATCAGCTGTACTTTCTTTCGTTACCAATTGCTGATTTGGTTGTTGATATGTTAATTTAGCTGTATTGCTGACTGTCGTTTGCATGGCAGCAGGTAACACCTTTACAGGAATTCGTATCGAGATAGATTCATTTCCTTGTAATTTAGGAATCTTGTATAATAGTTGTTTTCCTGTATGTTGAGTTGTCATTTCAAGTTTTTCAGGCTGTTTCATTATGTTTATATCTCCTGCTAATTCGACTCCTTCTGGTAAAAGATCTTCTACAATAGCGTTCGTGATTTCTGAATTTAAAGTATGATTCTTCACCTCAATGACATACTCCATTAAGTGTCCTGGGAAAATTTCATCTATACCATCACTTGATTTTATCGATTTTTGAATGGACACATCTGCTTGTTCCCATTCTATCAAGGTCGATACCGTATTTGTTTGTTCCCACGCTACATCTGCATTTGTAGCTGTATCCTTATACATGAGAGAGGATTGACTCTTAGCTTCACCTGCTGATACAGCTTTTACAGGAATCGTAAATTCAATACTATCATCAATACCTATTTTATCATTATACTTCATCTGACTATAATCATTTTGAGATATAAATTGTAAATCTACACTCTTTGTTTGTTTTGTCGTAGCATTTATGACCTTTGCCGTCGGTTTACCGTTTGCCACTACTTGTTCAGGTAACACATCTTTTAAATTAATTTCCTTGGCAGGGTATCCTCCAACATTTTTCGCAGTAATAGTATAATTGAATGTCTCTCCAACATGTACCTTTTCAGGAGCTTTTTTCTCATATTCTAAACATGCAGGGGTACCAAAATGTACATTATCTATTAAATTACCAACACTCCTATTAACATCTGGTGTATAAAATCCTAAGTATATATCACCACTATCTGGAAGGCTACTTGCAGGTATCTTGACTTTTCGCTCTTCCCACGTTGCAGTGGCAGTATATTCGGGAGATTTATAAATAGTATTAACTACTTCCCCCCTCATATTTTCTCCACTTCCACTTACCTGAATTTCCGGTGTGCCTACACCACTTACAATATACATTTTCTCTGCAGGTGAACTTTCACGTTGTTTGTGGAACACGCTAATATACACATCTCTTTTAGGGACAGGAACCGGAACTGTTGTGAATAAAACCCCACCTACAACTGCATTTAATTCTGCATATTGTGTTCCCTCTTTTGCTTTGGTTATACCAAGTTTCTCACTTTGAATTTCAATAGCTCTTCCAGATTTATCCACCGCTCCTTTTACTATCGCATATTCCTCATCTGTTAAAGGACGAAAAGGAATTGTATCCCAACCAGGTACTTGATCAGGATGAAAGAACCCCATTCTGTCATTGTTATCTATTCGCGGAATTTCAAAGCTACCATTAACAGTTCGAATTGGATTCCCACATGTTTTAGATAGAACGGCTTGCGCATGATTATCTAAAACAACCTTGTTTCTATCTTCAGCCATGACCGTTGGAATAAACATATTAATTATCGTTGAAAATAACAATAATACAATAATCCCTAACCGGATTATTCTCTGTATCATTTTATCATCTCCTATCCTGTTACATATTCATCTTTATGGCTGAATCACAACAAATTCTTGTTACACATATTTATTTTAGTAACTATTCATACATTTTGAAACGAAAACAACGACGTTATGACGCAAAACTCTTTCGGCATTTGTTGCTTTCGTTATAGGAATCATCACATCAAAAAAGAAAATTGTACGATTAGAAATAATTTAGACACAACCGATTCCCTATACGTTAAGGAAACAGTTATTCATTTAATTCATATTAAGGGATGCCAGACTTTCGATAAAGCACTTGTCAGTAGTTATGGCGCAGTAGTCTCATTCCACTCCCTTGCCTGGCACCAACAACTCATTGCTTCTCTCTGAATAAAAAAACATCTATCAAACTGAAAGGATAACGTCTATTAAAGCTTCAGAAACATCTCATAACTTGTTTGACATGCGAGAATCATATAATTTTTCGATACTCTCATCACTCTTAGAATAGTCTTTTTTACCACCTT
The window above is part of the Bacillus cytotoxicus NVH 391-98 genome. Proteins encoded here:
- a CDS encoding WxL domain-containing protein is translated as MIQRIIRLGIIVLLLFSTIINMFIPTVMAEDRNKVVLDNHAQAVLSKTCGNPIRTVNGSFEIPRIDNNDRMGFFHPDQVPGWDTIPFRPLTDEEYAIVKGAVDKSGRAIEIQSEKLGITKAKEGTQYAELNAVVGGVLFTTVPVPVPKRDVYISVFHKQRESSPAEKMYIVSGVGTPEIQVSGSGENMRGEVVNTIYKSPEYTATATWEERKVKIPASSLPDSGDIYLGFYTPDVNRSVGNLIDNVHFGTPACLEYEKKAPEKVHVGETFNYTITAKNVGGYPAKEINLKDVLPEQVVANGKPTAKVINATTKQTKSVDLQFISQNDYSQMKYNDKIGIDDSIEFTIPVKAVSAGEAKSQSSLMYKDTATNADVAWEQTNTVSTLIEWEQADVSIQKSIKSSDGIDEIFPGHLMEYVIEVKNHTLNSEITNAIVEDLLPEGVELAGDINIMKQPEKLEMTTQHTGKQLLYKIPKLQGNESISIRIPVKVLPAAMQTTVSNTAKLTYQQPNQQLVTKESTADFKVLPLNPLIKLKKKVEKVGGGDTYNVGDRVKYIITAENTIPSSIADAINLKVFDKLPEGITVDESSIQMSVPEGTYMFDPNVGQLSFHLGQLTSGNVATMTFEGVLNEKSLEKVVVNTVSAKVDLPNGGGEFEPNPSNPATIMIQSKEPKLVGEKSHKDVNGGEVKVGDTIQYTVRAKQEEVGASLKNTVIEDTLPEYLQYKEGSGKIIKMIDGKQQETQLPVHAQNNKLVAQLGDIRNVEEYIFTFEVEVLRSGAGKAFSNEAHVKGNKPIIDKDGTVKLGKEVNLTVQDQGELAIKPYDEPTKPMDPENPKESIDPVDPTTPDKKPSEGTKGPLSIDFVSSLRFGEQVISFKDKTYFAKAQEFADGSQKMNYVQITDNRMNGASWTLSVKQNGPLKDEEGHELDGAKITFHNAEVLSSNQMPELSLVKDSFEVTNDIQDVLVGKSGTEESTYVYRFGDEETKESSIQLEVPGETPKYATTYKTSLTWLLSDVPVN